Within the Glycine soja cultivar W05 chromosome 3, ASM419377v2, whole genome shotgun sequence genome, the region ATTAACATTATGGAAAGTATCATGATTGGCAAGGAGCCTTTTCTCCACCTAATTGAAGTTATTTGAGAATTTTCAAGTTTAGCTGTcttatagtaaaataaaaataaatctataGCATTATTAATTAGTGTTATATGTAAttcctttaaaagaaaaaattaaatgcatgcagatatgtaatttatatattttgataaataggatgttatttaaattctattttagtATTAGTTTTGAAAACCTGAACTGCCATAAAAATagagtaaagaaaaataatttaaagagaaAACTAGAAAAAACATTAAGAAGAAGAACAGTGGTGTGCGTTATATTTAGGATGATATCCAGATactagtaatatatatatatatatatatatatatatatatatatatatatatatatatatattggttatGTCGTGAGTTTTTTTAGTGTACTTGTGAGACCAAAAGGactttaaaacttgaaaaatattatacaagTTATAAAGAAATGTATTTCTTTcttgtaataaaaattaattttaattttacttgtaaaactaataaataattttataaaacttattatttattacaatttagatatttaaataattaaagtaaaaacaaaTCCAGCCTCCCTTTGATGTCTTGGATCCATCCCTGACTaatctcatttaaaaaataaaatattttcttaaattatcttttattagaatttgttataaaaataattagaaatacaatctcaattaaaacttattttgacGATGATAtcattgaataaattaaaattagttgaaatttatttatatttaaaatatgatatatatatatatatatatatatatatattttttttttttttgtttattatattctAGATGAAGTCAGTTGAGATTATACAGTAACTTTAAGACTCAATCGAAGGTGACCGAACAGATTATTCTACACAAATATTATCAATCATCAAGAAAGTTGAGAATATTCCATACTAataatatctaaaaaaatataataacttcAAGACAATTCTATTACTTAGAACGTCAAATATCCCTCAGTAATGTCAAACGAATAAGCactttttgaaacaaaaaaagaaatactcTGTGCTCACAATTACATATGTTACTAGTTGAGAGTTGAGATTCGGGGGTTGAACATTCAGAGAGTCCAACAAACAAAGCAAATTAGCCACCGTGTACGTGAACATAAATACATTAATCTTTTTCTAAACTTTAATTATTCAGCATCTCCACCATCTTTCGAATTGACACATGAGACCTTTGAATTGGCCTGTTCCAACTCCAAATCCTTTTCCATGCTCACTTCAGCAATCTCTTCCAAGGGCTTGTAAGTGTAACACCAAATACAAATTCCAAAATAAACCAGATTCAACACTTGAATCCCACTTACAAGCAAGTAATAGTACTCCAATCTACCCCTATTGAGGTTCCTATCAGGCAACCAATTCCTCTCCTTACTGCCACTATACTTATGCACAAGTGTCACAACAAATGTACCAGCATAGCTCCCAAGTGCTATCACTATACAATACAAAGCAGTAGCACTGCTTCTCATGCTTTCAGGTGATTGATCATAGAGAAACTCAAAGAGTCCAACAGACATAAAAACATCAGCCAAACCATGAAGACAATACTGAGGTACCAACCAGAACACACTTATTGGAATAGTTGCACTTGGACTATCCAATAAGTGGTACTTTTCAGCAACAGCTTTTCTCTTGATTTCAACTGGTGCTGAAACCAATGTGGCTATAGTGTTGATCACAAAGCCTATTGCCATTCTTTGTATGCAGGTGATTGCTGAAGGGTTCTTGGTGAATCTGCGAATGAACGGAACGAAAAGGCGTTCGTATACAATGACTCCTGTCATCATGGTTAGTACACTGAAAATGGACATGCTGGCTGGGGAAATTTGGAATGAGTGAGAGAGGTGTCGGTCCATCGTTCGAGCTTGTTGAATCACAAAGCTGGGAAGGTGTGATGATGCAGCTATGAGTAAAATTCCTGATGAGGAAATTGGAAGGATTCTGATGATGGATTTTAGCTCCTCAACTCTGTGCACTGTGGCCAATTTCCACAAGTTTGGTGGTGCATTTGGGTCTCTGGCATCCTCCCCTGTGACAATTGCTGCCTTGTCTAACCATCTGTGGATACATATTGAGCATTAGTGAAGTAATGTTTAGTGTGCAAATCCATTCACTACTGTATTGTGAAGTTATTTGCAATGTTGGGTCAGTGAAGTCCTCTTAGTTCCTGTTATTTTTGCAATTCATGAAATCAATGTGAAATCGTTTATTTTCATGCACATATAAAAGTAAACTAATTAACACTAATTGCAGTTTCATCAAAGTTCTCTTGGTATGTCTTCCTTTTTTATCCTTATACTaacctttcttaattatttgaaatacaTTATTGACATCACCTAAACATTACACTAACACTCCTGTTActcaaaaaacaattataatgtGTACTTTTATAAGGAGATGGTTGTAAACATTTCAAAAATATGaagtcatataaaaaaaaaaaaaactcgagAGACATCAATATAAGTTGCTCTGTATAAAATCAAGAGccttaaaagataaaatgaactTTAAGTAAATGGGAAAACATGACAATAATAAACTGGTTGTTGCTTCCTGCACTCTTTctggaatgttttttttttaccttctcTGGAATGATAATTCCGGAAGCCAAAAAAGGAAGTGCATTTcgaaatgtaattttacattcggGATTGACCATTCTGAAAAGCAAAAGGAGAGTGCAGCAAGGAACTGGAAAGTGTAAGAAGCAATAGCCTAATAAACTCAACCCAACCCCACTGTTAATAGTCCAAATTATTGGATTGGATCAAAAGAACCAAATATTTTGACTTACTTAAATTGATCCGTGTGTAAGAGCCTTCCTTCCAAACAAATAGCAGCATCGAGGTCCCTATCTTGGTACAAAAACTTGGGATCACTTGGTAAAGTCTCATTCCTCTTCTTTATAGCTGCCACAATCACTTGGGCCAAACGAACCAAAGGGCTCCCTTCTGGTTTCTCAGTCTTATAAAGTGGTGAGCCCAACACAAAGGCTATGATGGATACAAGCATGACAATAGTTGGTATGCCAAAGCCCCAACCCCAGCCAGTGTTGTCTTGAATGTAAACCACAATGGTCAAGGCACTAAGAGAAGCCAATCCAAGGCTGAAAAAGTACCAATTGAAGAGGTTCCATTTCCTAGATGCCACACCATTTTTTGTCATGTCAAATTGGTCCCCCAGAAAGGGCACAACACAAGGCCTAATGCCACCGGATCCAAGAGATGTGAGGAGGAGAGAGATGTAGAGCATGCTCAGCTGTGAGGATGTGGCTTCTTGGCAATTCTCTTGTGTTGGACATGGTGGGGGGCGAAAATGGGGTAGTATAGCTGATACTGTTAAACTTATCAATCCCTGTATCAAgcaagagaatgaaaaaataattagaatttaCCCTATACTAAAATGGAAGCTTCCAAGAATTCAAAGATGCTTCAAGTTTGAGagttttaaaatctaaattgacgaaaataattgaatttaattttctttttagtaaTGAAGGTGAGTTTATGATATGCTTTTTGTGGTTTTTCACATGTATCCTATTTCAGCAATTATGTTCGAGACATGATCAGATATTACGTGTTAACATTTTTTCTAACAAGAATTCAAATATTGGTTTAAAGGGAAATGTAGAAAAAAAACATGTGGGAAAAAGAGCATAGCACACTTAAGGAGCAAGTGAATGGATATTGAatctaaaaaatttagagataaagtaaaaagtaaaaaatgttaataatttgtacacagatttaaggaaaatatttgATGTATTAAAATCCATCTTGAGTGTCTTTATCTACTTTGCAAACATCATATATCTTGGACAAGTTATCTATTAggataagtttaattttatttgttag harbors:
- the LOC114406597 gene encoding protein NRT1/ PTR FAMILY 3.1-like, with the translated sequence MSAKTAKDELQKSIADMEIEKSEVAVKEETRKRQHRRGGIRTLPFILANEFCDRFAVAGFNGNLISYLTQVLNMPLVSASNILTIFVGTGSFTPLLGALIAESFAGRFWTITIASLIYQLGLISLTVSAILPHFRPPPCPTQENCQEATSSQLSMLYISLLLTSLGSGGIRPCVVPFLGDQFDMTKNGVASRKWNLFNWYFFSLGLASLSALTIVVYIQDNTGWGWGFGIPTIVMLVSIIAFVLGSPLYKTEKPEGSPLVRLAQVIVAAIKKRNETLPSDPKFLYQDRDLDAAICLEGRLLHTDQFKWLDKAAIVTGEDARDPNAPPNLWKLATVHRVEELKSIIRILPISSSGILLIAASSHLPSFVIQQARTMDRHLSHSFQISPASMSIFSVLTMMTGVIVYERLFVPFIRRFTKNPSAITCIQRMAIGFVINTIATLVSAPVEIKRKAVAEKYHLLDSPSATIPISVFWLVPQYCLHGLADVFMSVGLFEFLYDQSPESMRSSATALYCIVIALGSYAGTFVVTLVHKYSGSKERNWLPDRNLNRGRLEYYYLLVSGIQVLNLVYFGICIWCYTYKPLEEIAEVSMEKDLELEQANSKVSCVNSKDGGDAE